One window from the genome of Nitrospirota bacterium encodes:
- a CDS encoding AbrB/MazE/SpoVT family DNA-binding domain-containing protein, with amino-acid sequence MLAKKTSKNQLTLPKEVVKSFPDTEYFDVSVKDRKIILMPVKITPADAAIEGIREKLRKLGITEGDVAEAVKWARKKRR; translated from the coding sequence ATGCTTGCAAAAAAGACATCTAAAAATCAGCTGACCCTGCCAAAGGAGGTCGTCAAGTCATTCCCTGATACTGAATACTTTGATGTCTCAGTAAAGGACAGAAAGATAATTCTCATGCCGGTTAAAATAACCCCTGCAGATGCAGCGATTGAGGGCATAAGGGAAAAACTCAGAAAACTCGGCATTACTGAAGGCGATGTTGCAGAGGCAGTTAAATGGGCAAGAAAGAAAAGGCGGTAA
- the ribD gene encoding bifunctional diaminohydroxyphosphoribosylaminopyrimidine deaminase/5-amino-6-(5-phosphoribosylamino)uracil reductase RibD gives MNKDVFMKRALALAARARGRTSPNPMVGAVIVKGNKIITQGYHRKAGTPHAEVIALKKAGSEARGATLYVNLEPCCHTEKKTPPCTKLIIESGMKKVVVAMIDPNPKVSGRGIKELKDAGLAVEVGIMEPEVRELNEAFIKFITKKEPFVILKVAQSLDGKIATPTGESRWITGEKSRNYVQKLRNSVDAVLVGIGTVLKDNPSLTSRIPGGRNPYRIIIDSFLRIPLDAKVLIHNSDAKTIIATTRDAEEEKINSLKARGGNILVIKDINGKVDLRALMKELGKLDITSVMIEGGSSINASALQSGIVDKVMFFTAPKIIGGRDAIASIGGEFTGTLKNSIKIRNLKVKKIGEDILLEGYSLKSKHLQ, from the coding sequence ATGAACAAAGATGTCTTTATGAAGAGGGCATTGGCCCTTGCTGCGAGGGCAAGGGGAAGGACAAGTCCAAACCCTATGGTAGGGGCTGTCATTGTTAAAGGCAATAAGATAATTACACAGGGTTACCATAGAAAAGCAGGCACGCCACATGCAGAGGTTATTGCCTTAAAAAAAGCAGGTTCAGAGGCCAGAGGCGCAACGCTTTATGTGAATCTCGAGCCCTGCTGCCATACAGAAAAAAAGACCCCTCCATGCACCAAATTAATTATTGAATCCGGCATGAAAAAAGTAGTTGTTGCAATGATAGACCCGAACCCTAAAGTTTCTGGCAGGGGGATAAAAGAGCTTAAGGATGCAGGGCTTGCGGTTGAGGTCGGTATTATGGAGCCAGAGGTAAGAGAGCTGAATGAGGCATTCATTAAGTTCATTACAAAAAAAGAGCCATTTGTAATCCTCAAGGTCGCCCAGAGCCTTGACGGAAAAATCGCCACACCCACAGGAGAGTCCAGATGGATAACAGGCGAGAAATCCAGAAATTATGTCCAAAAATTAAGGAACTCGGTGGATGCTGTGCTCGTTGGCATTGGCACAGTACTCAAAGACAACCCCTCACTTACATCCAGGATTCCTGGTGGTAGAAATCCCTACAGAATAATAATTGATAGTTTCTTGAGGATACCTCTCGATGCAAAAGTATTAATCCATAACTCAGATGCAAAAACCATCATCGCCACAACCAGGGATGCAGAAGAGGAGAAAATTAACTCGCTAAAAGCCCGGGGGGGCAACATCCTGGTCATAAAGGATATCAACGGGAAAGTAGACCTGAGGGCACTTATGAAAGAACTCGGGAAACTGGACATAACAAGCGTAATGATTGAGGGCGGCTCATCAATAAATGCCTCAGCCCTTCAAAGCGGTATTGTAGACAAAGTAATGTTTTTTACAGCACCTAAGATAATTGGCGGCAGGGATGCAATTGCCTCGATTGGGGGAGAATTCACAGGCACTCTTAAGAATTCAATTAAAATACGCAATCTGAAAGTAAAAAAAATCGGGGAAGATATTCTCTTAGAGGGCTACTCCCTCAAGTCAAAACATCTCCAATAA
- a CDS encoding putative toxin-antitoxin system toxin component, PIN family → MGKKEKAVRKVVLDTNTLVSALLFRGELSKIVDLWKNGSIVPMFSRETFREFKTVLEYPKFSLTEQEIKVIIEEEVLPYSEVIEITDKIKRVCRDADDDKFIACALSASADLIVTGDKDLLDIGKYKTIRIINASVLLEMF, encoded by the coding sequence ATGGGCAAGAAAGAAAAGGCGGTAAGAAAGGTTGTTCTTGATACCAATACACTGGTGTCAGCCCTGTTGTTTAGAGGGGAACTTTCAAAAATAGTTGATCTCTGGAAGAATGGAAGTATTGTCCCCATGTTTTCAAGGGAGACTTTTAGGGAGTTCAAGACTGTTCTTGAATATCCGAAGTTCTCTTTGACAGAACAGGAGATAAAGGTGATCATTGAGGAGGAAGTTCTCCCGTATTCTGAAGTTATAGAGATTACGGATAAAATCAAGAGAGTATGCAGGGATGCCGATGATGATAAGTTCATTGCCTGCGCTTTATCTGCATCAGCAGATCTTATTGTTACCGGAGATAAAGATTTACTGGATATAGGCAAATACAAGACTATCAGGATTATAAACGCTTCCGTGTTATTGGAGATGTTTTGA